A window from Argonema galeatum A003/A1 encodes these proteins:
- the ndk gene encoding nucleoside-diphosphate kinase, producing MERTFLAVKPDGVQRGLVGEIVRRLEAKGFTLVGLKLMKVSRELAEQHYDVHREKSFFPGLVNFITSGPVVAMVWEGDGVVASARKLIGATNPLTAEPGTIRGDYGVSVGRNLIHGSDAVETARHEVSLWFKDEELVSWQPSLTSWLYE from the coding sequence GTGGAACGCACATTTTTAGCAGTCAAGCCGGACGGCGTACAGCGAGGACTCGTAGGTGAGATTGTTCGTCGTCTTGAAGCCAAAGGTTTCACCCTGGTTGGTTTGAAGCTGATGAAGGTCAGCCGCGAACTCGCCGAACAGCACTATGACGTGCATCGGGAAAAGTCTTTTTTCCCAGGATTGGTTAATTTTATCACCTCTGGCCCCGTCGTAGCTATGGTTTGGGAAGGCGATGGGGTGGTGGCGTCAGCACGCAAACTCATCGGTGCTACCAACCCGCTAACAGCTGAACCGGGAACGATTCGCGGCGATTACGGCGTCAGTGTGGGTCGTAATTTAATCCACGGTTCGGATGCAGTTGAAACTGCTCGTCACGAAGTTAGTCTCTGGTTTAAGGATGAGGAATTGGTGAGTTGGCAACCCAGTCTGACTTCTTGGTTGTACGAGTAA
- a CDS encoding Uma2 family endonuclease — protein sequence MFNYDPKMRWPSAEDLPDSDDTPVDNELQDLIPSLLKAILALLWANRMDWFFGVDMGIYYNSQSPPIVPDGFLSLGVERFVDEEELRASYAIWEEKKTPIFALEVISGTYRGEFTTKKAKYAELGVLYYAVYNPRRRRKPPLEVYRLVDGAYEYLPENPVWMPEIGLGIGREEGTYQGIRRDWLYWYDEQGQRFLTPEELVREEREGRLQAERRAQMLAERLRSLGLDPDSLI from the coding sequence ATGTTTAATTACGATCCGAAAATGCGCTGGCCTTCTGCCGAAGATCTGCCCGATTCTGATGATACTCCTGTGGATAACGAACTGCAAGATTTAATTCCCAGTTTGCTCAAAGCAATCCTAGCTTTATTGTGGGCAAACCGCATGGATTGGTTTTTTGGTGTTGATATGGGGATTTACTACAATTCCCAGTCACCTCCTATCGTTCCAGATGGATTTCTCAGTTTAGGTGTTGAGCGTTTTGTCGATGAAGAAGAACTGCGTGCCAGCTATGCGATATGGGAAGAAAAAAAGACACCTATTTTTGCGCTGGAAGTTATTTCGGGTACTTACCGGGGTGAATTTACCACCAAGAAGGCGAAGTATGCCGAATTAGGGGTTTTGTACTATGCAGTTTATAATCCGCGTCGCCGTAGAAAACCACCTTTGGAAGTATACCGCTTGGTTGATGGTGCTTATGAATATTTGCCAGAAAATCCAGTTTGGATGCCAGAAATTGGTTTAGGAATTGGACGGGAAGAGGGAACTTATCAGGGAATAAGACGGGATTGGTTGTACTGGTATGACGAACAAGGACAAAGATTTCTGACACCTGAAGAACTTGTTCGGGAAGAAAGAGAAGGCCGTTTGCAAGCGGAACGACGCGCACAAATGTTGGCAGAAAGATTGCGATCGCTCGGTTTAGATCCTGATTCTCTGATTTAA